The proteins below are encoded in one region of Silene latifolia isolate original U9 population chromosome 2, ASM4854445v1, whole genome shotgun sequence:
- the LOC141633688 gene encoding uncharacterized protein LOC141633688, translating into MVMDELSYDKESLPAEHASQLSSMTDEQTTVYNEIMEAIASNQRGVFFVYGYGGLNSARETWHSNQSHRELHLPRIKPGSDLAELLIRAKLIMWDESPMIHKHGFEAVDRSLKDLMCVADARNATLSFGGKVVVFGDDFRQTLPVVSKGSRADVVHASLCSSYLWSSCKVLTLTKNMRL; encoded by the exons ATGGTTATGGATGAGTTGTCTTATGACAAAGAATCGCTGCCGGCAGAACACGCGTCTCAACTATCTTCAATGACTGATGAGCAAACGACGGTCTATAATGAAATTATGGAAGCTATTGCTTCTAATCAAAGAGGGGTGTTCTTTGTGTATGGCTATGGGGGACTG AACAGCGCACGCGAGACTTGGCATTCCAATCAATCTCACCGAGAACTCCACTTGCCCAGAATTAAACCTGGTAGTGATTTAGCGGAATTGCTGATCAGAGCGAAGCTCATTATGTGGGACGAATCGCCGATGATTCATAAACATGGTTTCGAGGCTGTTGATAGAAGTTTGAAAGACCTCATGTGTGTTGCAGATGCGCGTAATGCAACACTATCATTTGGCGGGAAAGTGGTAGTTTTTGGTGACGATTTTCGACAAACATTACCGGTTGTTTCCAAAGGGAGTAGAGCTGATGTTGTGCATGCTTCTCTTTGTTCGTCGTATTTGTGGAGTTCATGTAAG GTGCTTACATTGACTAAAAATATGCGCTTATAA